The DNA sequence GAATATTCTCGGTTGAAATATAAATGAATAACTTACTATTTTCTCAGCTTTTTCTTTAACATTCTCATTTTTAAAATTACCATCTTTGTCTTTCCTTGCAAGGACCCAGGCATCCGATCGATCTATCGGTTCTTCTGGATGTTTTTTCAACTGCATGTACGACATGTTTTATTAATGATTCAAAGATACAAATTCATATTGACCACACAAAGTATATAAAAAGACTAAGTAGATTTAGGTTGTCATCACTAACCCATTCCATTTCTAGGTTGGCATAACCTTTTCGAGACATTAGATGATGATACTCATTCATCCGGCTTCTTTTCAcctgttcttcatgaattttctGTAGAAAAAAGCACCAACAAGGTTAAAACATCACGCTAAATACCTATCCAATTATTGaaattgataaataaataaaaataataaaaagtttACCTTAAAATCATCTCCGAGACGATCAGCAACAAACATCTCCCAGTGCGATTTTTCTATGAACGTGTAGTCAGCCGGAGGAAAAGTGAGCTTTTCTGGTTGATTCCGGTGTGGAAGGATGTACTCTATCGTGAGCCAGGATTTGAACTCTCTCCACTTTTGACATGCGGATTCCCATACCAGTTTCCTTGCTGTCGGAGGTACAATAAAGGCCATCTACGTACATAAGaaacaaaaaaattcaaatatgcAAGTTAACGAATGAACAAAATCtatagaaagaaaagaaaaaaaaccAATATCAAAGAGAAAGATAGGCATGTGTGTGTAGACACTTTACTATACCTGCATACAGTCCCAAATTTTATTCTTTATCTGCTCAGGAACTTGCTTCCAACTATCATGCCAAATGGGGACTTTGGTCCTTGCCAAAACTCCAATGTACGACTGCATCTCTCCAGCTTCATCACCATACGGCTCCCCTTTTGCATTGAAGGTCACAGTAAGCTTTTGATTCATTATCTTCCGTCTCAGAATTCTGTGCATCGTGACAGAACCACGTTTCAATAGTTTTAGTCCTTCCGgtatttctggatttttcttagAATCCACTTGCTTTTTCTTAGAATTcactttttttttcttctttgaCAACTTCTTCTTTAAATTTTCAGATATCGGATTCTTCTTGACAGATATAGGAGAAGAACAAGAGGGGTTAACTTTGTTCAATGATTGTGTTTTCCTTATAGCCTTCACAACTCTCATCGCTGTTCTGTTTGGAGAAGACTTTGCTTTTTTATGAGAAGCTTGTGTCTTCTTCTTTGGAGGAGCCATAATCTGTGTACCACAAAACATTATAAGGAAGGATTTGCCAAGCTAAGAAATTATATGGGTTTTATGAGAAACAAAATCTAACCACCAAAAAATCTCTAATAATGTGGGTTTTATGAGAAATAAAATCTAATAACTAACCAAGACATCATCAAAGTGAACCATTTAAATTAGTAGCAAGTAACAACAATTAAAAAAATACCAAAGAAACAAGTCATATGAGAGTTTTATAAAAATCCAACAAGAACTACATAACATACGAGGGTTTCACAAGAATCGAACCAAAATATAAAAGAATCACAGCAGAAGAGCATAAGAATCAAAACAAACAAGTAAAAACATTACAAATCAAGAACAAGCAAGAACTGAACATAACCAATAAAGAACAAGCATGAGCAAACAAGAACTGAACATAACAAGCTTAATCAAGTAACATGCAACAACAAGCAAGAACTGAACAGATTAAAACATGCAAGTACCTTTCTTAGATTTGCTTCGATTAGAAATTGAGAAAAGAAAATGGAAGAGAAATAGGAGGGGAATGAAGTGTTATCGGGTAAGAAAAGAGAAATCACAAAGGGGGGAACAAAAGGGGGGaatgaaaatgaaaagaagagcaTAAGAATCAAAACAAACAAGTAAAAACATTACAAACAAGAACAAGCAAGAACTGAACATAACCAATAAAGAACTAGCAAGAGCAAACAAGAACTGAACAGAACAAGCTTAATCAAGTAACATGCAACAACAACCAAGAACTGAACAGATTAAAACATGCAAGTACCTTTCTTAGATTTGCTTCGATTAGAAATTGAGAAAAGAAAATGGAAGAGAAATAAAAGAGGGGAATGAAGTATTATCGGGTAAGAAAAGAAAAATCACAAAGGGGGGAACAAAAGGGGGGAATGAAAATGAAAAGAGGGGGAAGTGAAATAATTTTGGGGAATAAACCAACGGCTTGGATTGTTAGTGTTTTACCAATCCAACGGTGTATTTTAATTGATTGATGagtgaattattcataatttttagaaattaattgaaaagaagagaatattaaatattttttaaacaacGGTTACAATTAAATCTATCCTTAATCTACGATTGGGAAAATTTTGAAGtaacattttgattttttttctaaataatttcgatattaattaattcataattttgaattttctaaGTTGTGTATCTCGTGTCGTGTACCTTATTGTGTCGTCCTTATCATGTCGTGTACTCAAAATCCAAACAGAAATACTAAATTATCGTGTTGAGTTAAAAATTGTCAGGTGTAGCTTATATAAACAGCTTTTTAGATATACTTAATTTATACATGACCTCGTTTACTTACTAATTCATTGCCTTTTtctaatttttggaaaattacttTCGGGCATGATACTCAAGAATCCTGGTATGTTATGAAATATTCTCCTGGTATGTTGGCACAATTTAGGGAATATTTCATAACATACCAGGATTCTTGAGTATCATGCCCGAAggtaattttccaaaaattagaAAAAGGCAATGAATTAGTAAGTAAACGAGGTCATGTATAAATTAAGTGTATCTAAAAAGTTGTTTATATAAGCTACACCCGACAATTTTTAACACACCACGATAATTTAgtatttgtgtttggattttGAATACACGACATGATAAGGACGACACAATAATTTACATGTTCTTACAATGGGAAATTGCAAAAACCGTTGTCTTATGAAAGAAAAAATTATTCCAccaaaccctaaaccctaaaccctaaaccctaaaccctataACCCTAGATCAAACAAAAATTAAAGGCGAAATATTCAAATTTATCGACATTAAAATGACTCGTTTTGCTTTTGTAATGGATATAGTGTCTATTTAAAAACCATTGTCCTGAGTTTTAAATAAACCAAGAAACCAAATTCTTTTACTTTAAGAAAATTTCTagttttttcaaaaaaaatataagtGGGAACACTGGTGAAAGAGGGGGAAAGTGTAAATAATTTTGACTAGCAATAAAGTAGTTTGACTAGCATTATTATACGTGATCATTGTCTGTCTGAAGTATCTATGTTTTATTATGCCTCTTTTATTGTCTCCTTCATACACCATTTCTTAACCATATATTTGTCTCAGTTCTTTGATGTCTGAAGTAATCCAGGGGAACTTCACTTTGCTGAACTCAGGTAAGCTTCTGCTGAATTCATATCAATTTGGGGATTTGGTGTTTATATCGATTTGGAGAACTTGAAATTAGGGTTCATATCTATTTGGAGAATTTTAATAAGGGTCCATATCGAGTTTTATGGAATATATATGTTTGTGgaatttgagcaaaagaatgGGTTTAAACTTGGTTGAGTAAAAATGGATAGATCTTGGTTGAAAGCAGATAGAAGAACACAAGAATTTAAACTTGGAGTGGATGAATTGTTAAAttttgcatttctgaatgggtttaaagaaaataaaattagTTGTCCATGCTTAAGATGCGCTCATAGTAAATCTTGGAATGCTCAGACTGTTAAGGATCATCTTTATCAATATGGTATTGATCAAACCTATACGTGTTGGATATGGCATGGAGAGTCAAATTATGTATAGAGTCATGTAGTTTCTGAACAGGAAACTTCAGAATCATCTGTTGATCCTACAAACATGAGAATGTGGCAGGACATTGTCGATGATGAGGATATTTCGTTAGATTCTTCTGATTTTATGAATCATGTTCAAGGTGAAAATGAATCACTTTATCCTGGATACGAGAGTTTTACAAAAATGAGAGCTTTAGTCAAGTTGTATAATTTAAAAGCAAAATATGGTATTTCTGATAAATGTTTTTCTAATGTCCTTCTTTTGCTTGTATCAATGCTTCCGGAAGGCAACAGTATGCCTTCATCTTTTGGTGAAGCCAAGAAAACTTTATGTACTTTAGGCATGGATTATGAAAAAATACATACGTGTCCGAATGATTGTGTCTTATACCGCGGTGAGAGGGACGAAGATGAGACGATTTGCCAAATATGTGGGGCATCTAGATGGAAGTTAAACAAGAAAGGAGAAGAATTGGAAGGGATCCCTGCTAAGGTTCTATGGTACTTTCCATTGATACCAAGATTGAGAAATTTGTTCAATACAGCTCAGATTGAAAAGGACATGACTTGGCATAAAACCGAGCGACAAAATGATGGTAAAATTAGACATCCGGCTGACTCAAAGACATGGAAGGATGTCGATCAAAGGTGGTCTGAGTTTGCTGCAGAGGCTAGGAACCTTCGGTTAGCTTTATCCTCCAATGGATTTAATCCTTTCCATGGACCAGGAAGTGATCACTCAACATGGCCTGTGTTGCTTTCAATTTACAacctcccaccttggctttgtatGAAGAGAAAGTACATTATGCTAAGTCTGTTGATATCCGGACCAAATCAGCTTGGAAATGATATTGATGTATACCTTCAACCACTTAtagaagattttcagaaattGTGGCATGGGAAACAAGTTTATGATGCATTTAAGAAAGAGCCTTTCATACTAAGAGGAATTTTATTGTGGACAATTAGTGATTATCCAGCCTTAGGAAACTTTTCGGGTAACATCATTAAAGGATATAATGCTTGTGTAGTTTGTGTTGATAAAACAAAAGCTACCAGGTTGGCTACTTACAAAAAGACGGTGGTTATGAGACATCGTAGATGGCTGCCCAGAAATCATCCATATCGAAGGCAAAAATCAGCCTTTGATAACACCATGGAGAAGTTATCAGAACCTATTCCTTTAACTGGGGAGGAGGTGTTAGAAAGGGTACTACCACTAGCGGACCATGTTTATGGTAAGACACAAAACCAACCTCGATGGAAAAAATGGGAACCTCGACCAATTTGGAAAAACATGTCTATATTTTTTCAGCTTGAGTACTGGAAGTTTTTGCCAGTTCTCCATACCCTCGATGTGATGCatatagaaaaaaatatatgCGAGGCTTTAACCGGTACATTGCTAAATATTTTCGGGAAGACAAAAGATAGAGAATCTGTTCGTATTGATATGGCTAAAATGGGAATAAGAATGGAGCTGAGACCAAACAATTCTGGAAAAAAAGAGAAGTTACCGATGGCATCTTGGAACTTATTGCATAAAGAAAAAAAGATTGTCTGCTCATCCTTGATTGGCATGAAGTTACCTGATGGTTTTTGTTCGAACCTTAAGGGTATAGTATCAATGGACCCTCTGTGACTAGTTGGAATGAAATCTCACGACTGTCATACAATGTTGCATCACTTGCTCCCCATCGCACTTCGGTCAGTACTTCAAAAACAGGTCAGGTGCACTATTATCAGGTTTTGCCTTTTTTTCAAGGCAATTTGTAGTAAAGTCATTAAGGTCGATAAATTAGAAAAAATGCAGTCTCAATTGGTGGAGACCTTATGCCAGCTAGAAAAGCACTTCCCCCCTTCCTTGTTTGATGTAATGATCCATCTCTCAGTTCATCTTGTAAGAGAAGTTGAGCTTTGTGGTCCTATCTTCCTATGTTGGATGTATCCTTTCGAGAGATATATGAAGACGTTCAAGGGATATGTTCGAAACAGGGCTCATCCCAGAAGGTTGCATCGCCGAGGCCTATATTGCAGAAGAGGCGGTTGAGTGTTTATTTAATTTTGAAGAACCAACAGTTGGGTTACCGGGAAGGGATAAGAACAAGGAGAAATACAGACCCTTATCTGGTGCAACAATGATAAAGCTGAGCATCAAGGATTTGCACCAAGCACATCTGTGTCTTCTTCAAAACAGTAATGAATTGACCCCATATTTCAAGTAAGTTTCTTTATTTAGATTTCTGATTTTTCAGTAATAAATACATCTGTTTTTTGTTCcatgattttatgatttttttaacAAAAGCTGAAATTGTTTTACTCACAGTGAACATATGACCTTCTTGGTGGCAAGATATCCATTACATGAAAATGATGAAGAATGGCTTAAGAACAAGCAAAATGAAACATTCCCTAATTGGTTTCAAAAGAAGGTAATAGCTAGACaataatttttttctaatttaaagaAATCAAGTAAATGTCTAATTGCTTTAGTATTTTATTTTTTGGACAGATTTCGTCAGAATTGCTTGATGTGAAAATTATGGTATCTAAGGAGGTAATGTGGCTTTCAGAAGGGCCTAACAAGTATGTCCCTACATTCAGTGGCTACAAAGTCAATGGTGTTACCTACAACACAAAAGATCGTGATGATATGCGACAAGTTCAATGCAGCGGTGTTTGTGTTCATGCTGATACAATGCTCATGCAGGATAAGGAAAAGAACATTGAGCATATTTCACATACATTTTATGGAGTAATCACAAGTATTTGGGAGTTGGACTATAACCATTTTCGAGTCCCTATCTTTCGGTGCAATTGGgtagatatgaataaaggaattaaGATAGATGATTTAGGATATACAGTTGTTAATTTACACAAGTTAGGTATTCTGAACGACCCTTTTGTGTTAGGTAAACATGTCAAGCAAGTTTGTTACATTGACGACCCTCTTGAAAAATTCCGGTCAGTTGTATTAAAATTACCAAACAAGTTTGATGATCAAAGTGACGATGAAAATGAGGGATCCGTAGAAATTGAACTTGAAAATGAGGTAGATGTCACCATGTTCCCAACTGTTGATGAAGTCGAGGAAGAAAATAGCAGTTACATGCGGGAGGAAGAAGAGATGATTCAACTTCCATAATTATATCAACTGATCAGATATTGCCTATAAGTGCCTATGTTATCCCTTTTGCTTATAATTTGTACTAAATCAAATTTGGTTGGACAGTTTATTGTAAGATTTGTTTTGGCATTGTTCTTGAAGGATTTGGTTTGATTTTTATCCAAGAATTGTTATATGTAATTTGTACCTTTCAGTTAGGTTGAGAAGTTTTTTGTACATCTGGTTTGACAACTTGTTGGAAGCATTTATTTGACAATGTGCTTAAAGCATTTGGTTTGCTTTTTGTCTAAAGATTTATGTTTTAGGCAATTTTTTTAAAACCCTCTGAAAATTAGACAACGGTTTTTCATAAAAGTTGTTGTAACATATTTTCTAATGCAGGTGATTCAGACAACGAGTAAGAGACCATTGTCTGAAACTCTTTTACTCAACAGGGGTGATAAACTATTGTCTGTTATGCTTTGTTTCTAACATTGGTTTTTCTGCACTATTGTCTCAAATAAATAACACATTGGTACCGGAAAACCGTTGTCTAAGTTGCACAACAGTCCTTAAAACCCATTATGTAAAACCATAGAAAGCACACCGGTTTATTGTGACCTAAACAACACTTGTACCAATAGATGTCACACAATGAGGATAAATACAACCATTGTCTCATTGGAGCACAGGGGCACCATTTAGACAACAATTTCGAATAAGTTGAATCACCATTGTGTGAAACAGAATGATACAAGGCTTTTTGGTCAACTACCAATTAATCGTTGTCTGATTTTTTGAGACAACAGTTTTATTGGCCACCATTGTGTAATAGGTGTTGTCTGATTCAGTTTCTGGTGTAGTGCCTTTTTATGGCTGggtagactctaatcaaggtagaatagccttcattcagaattctgtaaagaggccaggtCCTTTCCCCACTtactttatatttgaacactagtctttatGGAAGCTATCTGTAGGCAtcaattccccttacttcctccagctcatccagatagagttcaatgtctgaaaattcctttatgtcacaaatgtgaacataatcatcctttgaggcttgtggcttaggcttctgagtgaatttgattgaggttagaggaggtgttgatttgattttccttttttgtttctttgatggtggagaagtggttaagaaggtgggcaatttgatggtgtcccaatcaattggttcctctttaggagtgattgttttaccatggatgtttatgaaggggtcaggcacaatgggttcagggatagaaggtagtggtttggattttgattgggtttcttcagtttcatctaccagcttcctttttgcattggccttctttctattccttttctaccattcctttctttccttacttctttcttccatattatcactaatcatgtcccccatacctacatctttactcttgtcttcaatttaGTTCTTTTCTTtaacttgactttagctgtttttcaagctctgtttgtgctcttttgtcagcctttagcttttttagcttcttcctttaaccttctggcttcttccctcttggctattgagaatttgggatgtccctgtatcacacagatactctttccctctctaaagataatagccatgttcatcctttcaaccacatccttggtctccttgtgcttcatgatattaccacccaaaaccttgtcttcatcaggccttggaagaggaaagtccacttctttcaactgagcaaggcttaaagggttctttgtagagtccttattggatctgttgttgggcttgagaaccatagatTTCAGAtacttggaagaagtctctccaaccttattcctccttactggcttgagctccataatgattggctccacctttgtgctatgcttcacagattgtgatttagaagctgtagaaccaaaaatttgttgcatcctttcatcaattttcctcctttgctctttgactttcatctcagctgctactatctagattagatcaattccatcaagctttcctttgatttggaaagttggagaagtggtgatggcaggaactagcactttaaaaatttgaactgttgttgatggctctccttccccttaccttttattctccccctttttgttatcatcaaggataggggtcaagccttgtactttttccagctgcaatagtagatttgtctgagattgttgattttgaagaatggtgaccacagagtctttaatgacttgaactcttatttccaacttggccagcctcttttcagcatcagattatctcctcaatcttatcaacaaatcttgcattgtaccataaggcataactgaatccaacttctcagaattgtaggatttcagatcatcaatatcctttttgagttcatccacacttaaattctgactgatatgctgcaactacaagagatgcagagagtctagatgagcttgaagaatagcctttgtaccagcatctgtagtctcctgaagggccttttgaatagccattacttgcttgaccaaagctacaccaaactgtcctgatgtagatttctttgtccatgcccattcaggtaaatctagaacagaacttgggcctgcatctcccccaaagttcatgctcccatccaaagaattagagtcatcattattagaatttacttcaaattcttcagatggctcaccagcttgagaaggcatcctattaacaacAACTTTATCTTTTTGAAGACATTCTGAAatgtgcactatgttcaaagtctgctctgcctccacattgccctgagcagtcaacagttgataggctgaaacaggatgactaaaagtgtcagcatccaaggaaatgttatcaatttcagctttgtaatgttgctaaaattgtcttcccttttcagcatcatccacaatcattgactcactagcaatggctggatccacccttatagcttctatacctgcttttctctcattttctctatattcttgcatcaggggctccccttggctcacacacaccctcacaccctcaccctcacctactaaggtggcactcccctcacttacttttgccatgctggaagaaatagcatgcatattttgactctcaacctctccttttgcctgggagcaacccagcctctcactcaaattatcactcccttccctcaatcctaaaagtgattgtacagtaaccatgtcttctacacttggaattgattcagttatatgtgtagagaccatcaacggatagggagtatccatTGAAGTGGAAACCGATGATATCAACAGATAACtattgttaagcttatccgtcgaagaacaaccacttatcaacggatgagagatatctgttgaagaaggaaaagatatagattttgaaagtgacataattgttgaatttgtgtaaattgattttaagtgaggtgacacagattctttaACTAAGTCTGAAATagttggctgatgatccaacaaatcatctaacaaatgatgatcaccaggatttgagtggggctcctccctgagttttaaagagggagaatcaggaattgatgtgaatatcatatccacatccagagatggtgatggagaatttggtgattgttctgtgtctattatgagagaatggggctgtgactccacatttgctggagccacatcaagctgaatttgagaaggcaaagatacaggtggatgtatatgtGTAGTGTGTGCCCCCtatgtggaaactagggttttagccttctttcttcttgaaaaagctttgacaggtgaatgtgtggcttcagtgtccctccctcttttgttatgtgtccctggttggggactattttcaatagctgaatccttttgggaggatgcaactagggatgtctttgactccttttgaaccaccacagtcttttgagaaactgtggcttggctggctagggtaccactcacctctcccaccttatcctggggggtttcttgatttTCACCCCTCCCgtcaccactcacaccctgttcactcccttcagggtttttggtagttgttagAACTTtttcttttgagaaacaacagaggtggttttctttg is a window from the Apium graveolens cultivar Ventura chromosome 1, ASM990537v1, whole genome shotgun sequence genome containing:
- the LOC141714042 gene encoding uncharacterized protein LOC141714042, producing the protein MRMWQDIVDDEDISLDSSDFMNHVQGENESLYPGYESFTKMRALVKLYNLKAKYGISDKCFSNVLLLLVSMLPEGNSMPSSFGEAKKTLCTLGMDYEKIHTCPNDCVLYRGERDEDETICQICGASRWKLNKKGEELEGIPAKVLWYFPLIPRLRNLFNTAQIEKDMTWHKTERQNDGKIRHPADSKTWKDVDQRWSEFAAEARNLRLALSSNGFNPFHGPGSDHSTWPVLLSIYNLPPWLCMKRKYIMLSLLISGPNQLGNDIDVYLQPLIEDFQKLWHGKQVYDAFKKEPFILRGILLWTISDYPALGNFSGNIIKGYNACVVCVDKTKATRLATYKKTVVMRHRRWLPRNHPYRRQKSAFDNTMEKLSEPIPLTGEEVLERVLPLADHVYGKTQNQPRWKKWEPRPIWKNMSIFFQLEYWKFLPVLHTLDVMHIEKNICEALTGTLLNIFGKTKDRESVRIDMAKMGIRMELRPNNSGKKEKLPMASWNLLHKEKKIVCSSLIGMKLPDGFCSNLKGIVSMDPL